In Alteribacter lacisalsi, a genomic segment contains:
- a CDS encoding DUF421 domain-containing protein, whose product MPGWLDVTIRTVSAVVLILASARLLVRKNLQHMTQTEILIMAFFAAMLGAGTIMLTVPIVYPLLGFFIAALTLYGVQILKLKSQSFRTWMQAVPVPVIKNGKILEEAMKKQRLSSDELEAGLRRKGVFSVQDVEFAMLEDTGEIDVLLKSSLRPVTARDLHLNVLPVKETETIVRDGKIQHESLNRIGLTQRWIEQKVEAMNLTMDNVFLAQADRDGQLYIDTFDDQLKQKKPNEKAELWNALRNAEADLKSFARHTDNRSARQMYELCAVELEELKDKLKLYLAEKEGPSV is encoded by the coding sequence ATGCCGGGATGGCTTGATGTAACGATAAGAACCGTAAGCGCAGTTGTACTTATTCTCGCGTCTGCCAGGCTCCTCGTCAGAAAAAATCTTCAGCATATGACACAAACGGAAATTCTGATCATGGCTTTCTTTGCTGCCATGCTGGGGGCAGGAACCATTATGCTCACAGTGCCAATTGTTTACCCCCTCCTCGGCTTTTTTATTGCTGCGCTGACTTTGTATGGGGTTCAGATCCTTAAATTGAAAAGCCAGAGTTTCAGGACTTGGATGCAGGCAGTACCGGTTCCCGTCATTAAGAACGGGAAAATCCTTGAAGAGGCAATGAAGAAACAGCGTCTTTCAAGTGATGAACTGGAAGCCGGGCTCAGAAGGAAAGGTGTTTTCAGCGTTCAGGATGTAGAGTTTGCCATGCTCGAAGATACCGGGGAAATTGACGTTCTGCTAAAAAGCAGCCTCAGACCAGTAACCGCTCGTGATCTTCATTTAAATGTCCTCCCCGTTAAGGAAACGGAAACGATTGTGCGGGATGGGAAAATTCAGCATGAATCACTTAACCGAATCGGGCTGACACAAAGGTGGATTGAACAGAAAGTAGAAGCTATGAACCTGACAATGGATAATGTGTTTCTGGCCCAGGCGGACAGAGACGGCCAGTTGTATATTGATACTTTTGATGATCAGTTGAAACAGAAGAAACCTAACGAAAAAGCGGAGCTGTGGAATGCCCTGAGAAACGCAGAAGCCGATCTGAAATCATTTGCCCGGCATACAGATAATCGTTCCGCAAGACAGATGTACGAACTTTGTGCGGTGGAACTTGAGGAACTTAAGGATAAACTAAAATTATATCTGGCTGAAAAAGAAGGTCCTTCCGTTTAA
- a CDS encoding DUF421 domain-containing protein, whose product MAVLQDLGLVIFRISTILPLLLAVTLFMGKRSIGALPVFDFLVIMTLASVTGADIANPDIQHIHTVAAIIGIALLQRFSAGMMMRSRRFGRLVTFEPTIVVHNGKFLAGNLRKVRYTVDNVLQMLREKNIFDVTDVDLAIIEGNGSLTVHPRSDKTPVTAEDLDIKKKSEGIAYPVILEGRVYTDVLTDLGLDYSWLVRELGRNGIPSTSEVFYAGITRDKKLHYSKVRERKEGPPFYL is encoded by the coding sequence GTGGCTGTTCTTCAGGACCTTGGTCTCGTTATATTCAGAATCAGCACGATCCTCCCTCTCCTTCTGGCAGTTACACTGTTCATGGGTAAACGTTCGATCGGTGCACTGCCGGTGTTTGACTTTCTCGTAATCATGACGCTCGCTTCTGTAACGGGTGCTGATATCGCAAATCCCGATATCCAGCACATCCATACAGTCGCTGCCATTATCGGCATCGCCCTCCTCCAGCGTTTTTCTGCAGGGATGATGATGCGGAGCAGACGATTTGGAAGGCTCGTGACCTTTGAACCCACCATCGTCGTTCATAATGGGAAATTTCTTGCAGGTAACCTCAGAAAAGTCCGATACACCGTTGATAACGTGCTCCAGATGCTCAGGGAGAAAAACATTTTCGACGTCACTGATGTGGATCTCGCCATTATTGAGGGAAACGGCAGCCTCACCGTTCATCCACGCTCTGACAAGACTCCAGTTACTGCTGAAGACCTGGACATTAAGAAAAAAAGCGAAGGGATTGCCTATCCGGTTATTTTAGAAGGCAGGGTGTATACAGATGTACTAACGGACCTGGGACTCGATTACAGCTGGCTTGTCCGTGAGCTGGGACGAAATGGTATCCCAAGTACAAGTGAGGTATTCTATGCAGGGATTACCCGCGATAAAAAACTTCATTACTCCAAAGTAAGAGAAAGAAAAGAAGGTCCTCCGTTTTATCTTTAA
- the spoVAE gene encoding stage V sporulation protein AE: protein MTFVWAFIVGGLICVIGQLLMDVAKLTPAHTMSALVVAGAVLDGLGLYEPLIDFAGAGATVPITSFGNALVHGAVAEANQHGIVGIVTGIFEVTSAGISSAIVFSFLAALIFRPKG from the coding sequence ATGACGTTTGTCTGGGCCTTTATTGTAGGAGGACTGATCTGTGTGATCGGTCAGCTACTTATGGATGTAGCCAAGCTGACCCCGGCCCACACCATGAGTGCCCTGGTTGTGGCAGGAGCTGTACTTGACGGCTTGGGTCTATACGAACCGCTGATTGATTTTGCCGGGGCAGGTGCAACAGTGCCTATTACGAGCTTTGGAAACGCGCTCGTTCATGGAGCCGTTGCAGAAGCGAATCAGCATGGCATTGTGGGGATTGTGACCGGTATCTTTGAAGTGACAAGTGCCGGTATTTCATCAGCTATCGTTTTCTCCTTCCTTGCTGCCCTGATTTTCAGGCCTAAAGGGTAG
- a CDS encoding DUF421 domain-containing protein: protein MNTTFPSLTVELLAGFFCLLILTKLLGKTQITQLTPFDFISALVLGELVGNAIYDKDTGLNYVLYAIALWGSLIYFIEYITQKWKKTRGILEGKPSIVIRSGVIDRNQLRKNKLDLDQLQHLLRDKDVFSMEEVAYAILEPNGTVNVLKNSPYQPLSKKDLHQVSESAVPLPISIISDGVWVDENVKQTPFDKPVIETILRQKGMTPKDILFAEYTPDQPLYIQLNHYPYVKKIDLG, encoded by the coding sequence ATGAATACGACATTCCCCTCCCTTACTGTTGAACTGCTTGCCGGTTTTTTTTGCCTGCTGATTCTGACTAAACTTCTCGGAAAAACACAGATAACCCAGCTCACCCCGTTTGACTTCATCTCTGCCCTTGTGCTTGGTGAGCTTGTGGGAAACGCGATCTATGATAAAGATACAGGACTTAATTATGTGCTTTATGCTATAGCTTTATGGGGGAGTCTCATTTACTTTATTGAGTACATCACGCAGAAATGGAAAAAAACGCGGGGGATCCTGGAAGGTAAGCCTTCTATCGTCATAAGGAGTGGAGTAATAGACAGAAATCAGCTCAGGAAAAACAAACTGGATCTTGATCAGCTCCAGCACCTGCTCCGGGACAAGGATGTTTTTTCAATGGAGGAGGTTGCCTACGCTATACTCGAACCGAACGGGACCGTAAATGTGTTAAAAAACTCTCCGTATCAGCCTTTATCAAAAAAGGATCTGCATCAGGTCAGCGAATCAGCCGTTCCTCTGCCGATTTCCATCATAAGTGACGGAGTATGGGTCGATGAAAATGTGAAACAGACGCCTTTTGATAAGCCGGTAATTGAAACGATTCTGCGCCAGAAAGGGATGACCCCAAAAGACATTCTTTTCGCCGAATATACACCTGACCAGCCACTTTATATTCAGTTAAATCATTACCCTTATGTAAAGAAAATCGATCTTGGTTAA
- a CDS encoding DUF3907 family protein: MGTDSVRGELSVTVEKLTKSADITREFLNSVTLQMLVDECGDDVRRSELSLVLDQLRRLLVYSDEAIEACKMLLTRKTLNAEHARKRMAWVYHHCVEEFFQPRFDTWYEDSRAAYSGIRAVTFRTAVPSRLKTMMALCEEPVQQLREELEYYGDFRAHSR, encoded by the coding sequence ATGGGAACCGATTCTGTCAGAGGTGAGCTTTCTGTTACTGTTGAAAAGCTCACAAAGTCTGCTGATATTACAAGGGAATTTCTAAACAGCGTCACTCTCCAAATGCTAGTTGATGAATGCGGCGATGATGTTCGCCGAAGTGAGCTTTCCCTTGTCCTTGATCAGCTCAGGCGTCTGCTCGTCTACAGTGACGAAGCGATAGAAGCCTGCAAAATGCTGCTTACCAGGAAAACACTGAATGCAGAACATGCCCGTAAGCGAATGGCCTGGGTCTATCATCACTGCGTCGAGGAATTTTTTCAGCCTCGTTTTGATACATGGTATGAGGACAGCCGGGCCGCCTACTCAGGAATAAGGGCTGTTACTTTCAGGACTGCCGTACCTTCGCGTCTGAAAACGATGATGGCTCTATGTGAAGAGCCGGTACAGCAATTGCGGGAGGAACTTGAATACTACGGGGATTTCAGGGCTCACAGCCGTTAA
- the spoVAC gene encoding stage V sporulation protein AC codes for MGKKKKLQNLTPEQRKYQETAQKHEIKRPVIANCIKAFLIGGLICTIGQAIQLFYMYQFDFTEKTAGNPTVATLIFIAVLLTGLGVYDRFAQIAGAGTAVPVTGFANSMASAAIEHRTEGYVLGVGGNMFKLAGSVIVFGTFAAFIIALILTITGFEGG; via the coding sequence GTGGGGAAGAAGAAAAAACTGCAGAATCTTACACCTGAACAGAGGAAGTACCAGGAAACCGCCCAGAAGCACGAAATTAAGCGGCCTGTGATCGCCAATTGCATCAAGGCATTTCTCATTGGAGGGCTGATCTGTACGATCGGACAGGCTATTCAGCTGTTTTACATGTATCAGTTCGACTTTACGGAAAAAACGGCAGGGAATCCTACCGTTGCAACTCTTATTTTTATTGCTGTACTGCTGACCGGGCTGGGTGTTTACGACAGGTTTGCTCAAATTGCAGGGGCAGGAACAGCTGTGCCCGTTACAGGGTTTGCCAACAGTATGGCTTCGGCAGCCATAGAGCACAGGACGGAGGGTTACGTCCTTGGTGTAGGGGGCAATATGTTTAAACTGGCCGGCTCCGTTATCGTCTTCGGAACGTTTGCAGCATTCATAATTGCACTGATTCTTACCATTACCGGGTTTGAAGGAGGATGA
- a CDS encoding DUF1657 domain-containing protein translates to MKDTDHVRGCLATLHRLEAGLADLQMQTTDEEAHDVYRQACLKVRTVAGRLEGRLHELETEPPPLTN, encoded by the coding sequence ATGAAGGACACGGACCACGTAAGAGGCTGCCTGGCCACCCTGCACAGACTTGAAGCAGGACTGGCCGATCTGCAGATGCAGACGACGGATGAAGAGGCTCATGACGTTTACAGGCAGGCGTGTTTAAAAGTACGGACGGTAGCAGGACGTCTGGAAGGCAGGCTTCATGAACTTGAAACCGAGCCTCCGCCCCTGACTAACTGA
- the spoVAD gene encoding stage V sporulation protein AD encodes MLLGQRTWTFHKRPVIISSGTAVGPFEGDGQLADDYDIIHEDMWCSQDSYEKAQKKLFEDAALKALDKAGKKPDDVQFIFAGDLSNQITSTSFACRTLCIPYFGLFGACSTSMEGLALAAFVMNAGGAKLVLSGAVSHNAVVEKTFRYPTEYGAQKPPTSQWTVTGAGFGLLAESGTGPVVTSATIGKVIDMGLSDPYNMGAAMAPAAVDTITGHLQDRGVGMDYYDLIVTGDLGKIGRSIALDLLKEKGTPVDPERFKDCGLMIYKDDQPVFAGASGAGCSASVLYSHLLGRIKKGELSRILVVATGALLSPLTFQQKESIPCIAHAVAIESGGGEQ; translated from the coding sequence ATGCTTTTAGGACAGCGCACATGGACATTTCACAAAAGACCTGTGATCATCTCCTCGGGTACTGCGGTAGGTCCTTTTGAAGGAGACGGTCAGCTTGCTGATGATTATGACATTATTCATGAAGACATGTGGTGCAGCCAGGACAGTTATGAAAAAGCACAGAAAAAACTGTTTGAGGATGCTGCCCTTAAGGCTCTTGATAAGGCAGGGAAAAAGCCCGATGACGTTCAGTTTATTTTTGCCGGTGATTTGTCCAACCAGATTACCTCAACCTCATTTGCCTGCCGAACACTCTGCATCCCCTACTTTGGACTATTCGGGGCATGCTCTACCTCTATGGAAGGTCTTGCCCTGGCAGCATTCGTTATGAATGCCGGCGGAGCGAAACTGGTGTTATCCGGGGCAGTCAGCCACAATGCCGTAGTGGAGAAAACGTTTCGATATCCAACAGAATACGGGGCTCAGAAACCGCCAACATCACAATGGACGGTTACAGGGGCTGGGTTCGGCCTTCTTGCCGAGAGCGGCACTGGTCCTGTTGTAACATCTGCCACGATCGGCAAAGTCATCGATATGGGTCTCTCTGACCCTTACAACATGGGGGCTGCTATGGCGCCGGCGGCGGTTGATACGATCACAGGCCACCTGCAGGACAGAGGAGTCGGAATGGATTATTATGATCTGATTGTAACAGGGGACCTCGGGAAAATCGGACGTTCCATCGCCTTGGATCTTTTAAAGGAAAAGGGGACACCGGTGGATCCTGAACGTTTTAAAGACTGCGGCCTGATGATTTATAAAGACGATCAGCCTGTTTTTGCGGGAGCGAGCGGAGCAGGATGTTCGGCTTCAGTTCTTTACAGCCACCTGCTGGGCAGAATCAAAAAAGGCGAACTCAGCCGGATTCTTGTGGTAGCTACCGGTGCCCTTCTTTCTCCACTTACTTTTCAGCAGAAAGAATCGATTCCATGCATTGCTCATGCGGTGGCTATAGAATCAGGAGGTGGGGAACAATGA
- the scpB gene encoding SMC-Scp complex subunit ScpB: MKNEEIKAVMEGILFVSGEEGIDKKQLADVLDLNITAVKRCLAELAEDYKCEDRGIQILEAGDSVQLTTKAEHAPYFKKLVQSPSSATLSQAALETLAIIAYKQPVSRVEIEDIRGVKSERPIRTLTGKRLVKEAGRAEGTGRAILYGTTREFLEQFGLRTINELPPLPENPDEEDAEGEADLFFERFQEQIDEQS, from the coding sequence GTGAAAAATGAAGAGATAAAAGCCGTAATGGAAGGGATTTTGTTTGTTTCGGGAGAAGAAGGCATTGATAAAAAGCAGCTGGCGGATGTGCTCGATCTGAATATAACTGCAGTAAAGAGGTGCCTTGCTGAACTTGCAGAAGATTACAAATGTGAAGACAGAGGGATTCAGATACTTGAAGCCGGTGACTCTGTTCAGCTTACAACGAAAGCGGAGCACGCGCCATATTTCAAAAAGCTTGTGCAGTCCCCGTCCAGTGCAACTCTATCTCAGGCAGCCCTTGAAACACTGGCAATCATTGCTTATAAACAGCCGGTTTCAAGAGTGGAAATCGAGGACATTCGCGGCGTGAAATCTGAACGGCCGATCCGGACACTTACCGGAAAAAGGCTCGTGAAAGAAGCCGGACGGGCTGAAGGTACAGGGAGGGCGATCCTGTACGGGACAACCAGAGAATTCCTTGAACAGTTTGGACTGCGAACAATTAATGAACTTCCTCCGCTTCCCGAAAATCCCGACGAAGAAGATGCCGAAGGGGAAGCAGATTTATTTTTTGAACGATTTCAGGAACAAATTGATGAACAATCCTAG